From Penicillium psychrofluorescens genome assembly, chromosome: 6, one genomic window encodes:
- a CDS encoding uncharacterized protein (ID:PFLUO_008658-T1.cds;~source:funannotate): MSNCFPSISKRRPDNPHPATPTHSSRPGLIDERLIEGSQQSAHGPMAPAYDDDEEGFDAFASSSITPLRDQGSRSSDMGSATPSSPLMLKSGPLEQGSLETERRYYQPDTTQPSSQPFSSHQSTETTTRTKMPYPNMPPSIRGIVLVSVNDLPDSYRSLFRFPLFNAIQSKCFHPVYNTSDNLVLSAPTGSGKTVVMELAICRLLNTLKDERFKVVYQAPTKALCAERFRDWNHKLSALDLKCAECTGDTDYTQLRSVQNSQIIITTPEKWDSMTRKWKDHMRLMQLVKLFLIDEVHILKETRGSTLEAVVSRMKNIGSNVRFVALSATVPNSEDIATWLGKDATNQHVPAHREHFGEEFRPVKLQKFVYGYQSTANDFAFDKICASKNSTVTTAKELASLWTMTNPPARLWKGPSKRIESHNDDLKTTIAAGVAFHHAGLSPVDRHTVEKGFLGGDINVICCTSTLAVGVNLPCHLVIIKNTVVWQDGGCKEYSDLEMMQMLGRAGRPQFDDSATAVILTRRERVAHYEKLVSGSESLESCLHLNLIEHLNAEIGLGNVSDVDSAVKWLAGTFLFIRLRRNPTHYKLKEGANQDDEDEMLRQICEKDIKLLQESGLVESDVLRSTRFGEAMARYYIRFETMKTLLSLKPQATISQTLTVTSQAEEFRELRLKAGEKSLYREINNDPGIRYPIKVDIALPCHKISLLLQSELGAIEFPDSDQLQKHKFPFQQDKSLVFAHVSRLIRCVIDCQIARGDSVAIQNALSLARSFGAKVWDHSPLQMKQIEQVGVVAVRRLAAAGIMSIEALESTEAHRIEMVLSKNPPFGSKLLGRLKEFPKLRVSVKIMDKETKVGAINIRFKVDMAFMNDKIPVFFQRRPVYVCLLAETSDGRMIDFRRVSASKLQEGLQVQLSAELKSPDQFIVCHVMCDDIAGTWRQAEIRPDLPSHFFPCKRDENARGVGKDISRHSSHNGDVSARRSREKDDFDGDDLDLDDFLAASQSPEKAKKFIEPLSCQLDSADWLSIDNTPTPSPPRPAYKSHGWTAINDTWPANTNMGSVQLDDEENENENEPVRLPTGRCKHFCCREGLEKPPKPSKKRALIPNQKSAGLNQLTLSASLNKKDSAVSLKEKGRDAENALPEKKSKKKRTSELPAFSERGGVNINRRPKTMSSDYSDDDDIFFDNLLSPSVLMGKVGSSVVKPNAHAQERNETAGSGVESEEMKEVCNTAKVAAPRVGTAMSASSAKQNKPPKPLEDLDFFDVWDDLISEPEISKDPEVTKASEDVAALIPSEANVSRKPKRKASKVDGMEGQLFQHEKRVKPAPSMDTMTQVEHKAMKVSAEWEDIDPLLLDEFKDIVNFF, from the exons ATGTCTAACTGcttcccctccatctccaagcGGCGGCCCGATAACCCCCACCCTGCCACTCCCACCCACAGCTCCAGGCCTGGTCTGATAGACGAGAGGCTCATCGAAGGTTCCCAGCAGTCTGCCCACGGTCCAATGGCTCCTGCctatgatgatgacgaagaggggTTTGATGCCTTCG CGAGTTCCAGCATCACCCCTCTTCGAGACCAAGGGTCCAGATCCTCGGACATGGGATCAGCTACCCCATCGAGTCCGTTGATGCTAAAGTCAGGTCCGCTGGAACAGGGCTCTCTTGAGACTGAGCGCAGGTACTATCAACCTGATACCACGCAGCCATCTTCCCAGCCCTTTTCGTCACATCAAAGCACAGAGACTACAACACGTACCAAAATGCCCTACCCCAATATGCCACCCTCTATTCGAGGGATTGTTCTTGTCTCCGTGAACGATCTGCCCGACTCATACAGATCGCTCTTTCGATTCCCGCTGTTCAACGCAATCCAATCCAAATGCTTCCATCCCGTCTACAACACCAGCGACAATCTTGTCCTCTCCGCTCCAACAGGTAGCGGCAAGACCGTTGTCATGGAACTGGCCATCTGCAGACTCCTCAATACCCTGAAAGACGAGCGATTCAAGGTTGTCTACCAGGCGCCCACGAAAGCACTCTGCGCAGAACGTTTCCGAGACTGGAACCACAAGCTATCCGCCCTGGACCTCAAATGTGCAGAGTGCACCGGCGACACAGATTACACGCAGCTCCGCAGCGTGCAGAACAgccagatcatcatcacaACCCCCGAAAAATGGGACAGCATGACCCGAAAATGGAAAGACCACATGCGTCTCATGCAGCTGGTTAAACTGTTCCTCATTGACGAAGTGCATATCCTCAAAGAAACCCGCGGGTCCACCCTCGAAGCAGTCGTCTCGCGCATGAAGAATATCGGATCGAATGTGCGCTTTGTGGCTCTCAGCGCGACGGTCCCTAATTCAGAGGATATCGCGACGTGGCTTGGCAAGGATGCCACAAATCAGCATGTTCCTGCGCACCGAGAGCATTTCGGAGAGGAATTTCGGCCGGTCAAATTACAGAAGTTTGTTTATGGATATCAGTCGACCGCGAATGATTTTGCTTTTGATAAGATCTGTGCTTCCAA GAACTCGACTGTTACCACTGCCAAAGAACTGGCTTCTCTGTGGACGATGACCAACCCGCCAGCTAGACTTTGGAAGGGGCCAAGCAAGCGTATCGAATCGCACAATGACGATCTGAAGA CCACCATCGCCGCGGGAGTGGCCTTCCACCACGCTGGACTTAGTCCTGTAGACCGCCATACCGTCGAGAAGGGCTTCCTAGGAGGCGACATCAACGTGATCTGCTGTACATCAACACTTGCAGTTGGAGTCAACCTGCCCTGTCACTTGGTGATCATCAAAAACACTGTGGTCTGGCAAGATGGCGGGTGCAAAGAGTACTCCGACCTCGAGATGATGCAGATGCTCGGTCGAGCCGGCAGGCCCCAGTTTGACGACAGTGCCACGGCAGTGATACTCACCCGCAGGGAGCGAGTGGCTCATTACGAAAAACTGGTCTCTGGCTCCGAGAGCCTGGAAAGCTGCTTGCATCTCAACCTGATTGAGCACCTGAATGCGGAGATCGGGTTGGGAAATGTCTCTGACGTGGACTCGGCGGTCAAATGGCTTGCGGGCACTTTTTTGTTTATTCGCCTGCGACGGAATCCCACGCATTACAAGCTCAAGGAGGGTGCGAACcaggatgacgaggatgagatgcTTCGGCAGATCTGTGAGAAGGATAtcaagcttcttcaagaGAGTGGGCTGGTGGAGTCCGATGTTCTTCGATCAACCCGGTTCGGGGAAGCAATGGCGCGGTACTACATTCGATTTGAGACTATGAAGACGCTTCTGTCGTTGAAGCCACAGGCAACCATTTCCCAGACC CTTACCGTAACCTCCCAAGCCGAAGAATTCCGCGAACTCAGACTCAAAGCAGGCGAAAAGTCTCTGTACCGAGAGATCAACAATGACCCCGGCATCCGGTACCCGATCAAAGTCGACATCGCCCTGCCATGCCACAAGAtctcgcttctcctccaaTCCGAGCTGGGAGCGATCGAGTTCCCGGACAGTGACCAGCTCCAAAAACACAAATTCCCCTTCCAGCAGGATAAGAGTCTTGTCTTTGCGCATGTCAGCAGATTGATCCGGTGCGTAATCGACTGCCAAATTGCGCGGGGCGACTCAGTCGCCATCCAAAACGCCTTGTCCCTAGCACGTAGCTTTGGTGCGAAGGTATGGGATCACTCGCCGCTTCagatgaagcagatcgagcagGTGGGTGTTGTCGCTGTGCGCAGACTGGCTGCTGCGGGGATCATGAGTATCGAAGCACTGGAATCAACAGAAGCGCATCGCATCGAGATGGTTCTTAGTAAAAATCCGCCCTTTGGGAGCAAGCTCCTCGGACGGCTCAAGGAGTTTCCAAAGCTGAGGGTTTCTGTGAAGATTATGGACAAG GAGACGAAGGTCggcgccatcaacatccgcTTCAAAGTGGACATGGCATTTATGAACGACAAAATCCCTGTCTTCTTTCAGCGTCGACCTGTTTATGTCTGCTTATTGGCTGAGACTTCGGATGGACGGATGATTGACTTCAGGCGGGTCAG TGCGAGTAAGCTCCAGGAGGGACTTCAAGTGCAGCTCTCTGCGGAATTGAAGAGCCCAGATCAGTTCATTGTTTGTCATGTCATGTGTGATGATATCG CGGGGACCTGGAGACAAGCTGAGATCAGACCTGACCTGCCCTCGCATTTCTTTCCGTGTAAACGCGATGAGAACGCCAGGGGAGTAGGCAAAGACATTTCACGGCACAGTTCCCACAACGGGGATGTATCTGCGCGACGCAGTCGAGAGAAAGATGActtcgacggcgatgatCTGGATCTCGACGACTTCCTTGCTGCAAGCCAGAGTCCCGAGAAAGCGAAGAAGTTTATTGAGCCGTTAAGCTGTCAGCTGGACAGTGCAGACTGGCTGTCCATCGACAATACTCCCACTCCCAGCCCGCCCCGCCCAGCATACAAATCGCACGGATGGACCGCCATAAATGACACCTGGCCGGCAAACACAAACATGGGTTCTGTCcagctggatgatgaggaaaaCGAAAACGAAAATGAGCCGGTCCGACTTCCGACTGGACG CTGCAAGCACTTCTGTTGCCGAGAGGGCCTGGAGAAACCGCCCAAACCCAGTAAGAAACGGGCTCTTATTCCGAATCAGAAGAGTGCCGGTCTCAATCAGTTGACCTTGTCGGCGAGTTTGAACAAGAAAGACTCGGCAGTCagcttgaaggagaagggaCGAGATGCGGAAAATGCCTTGCCTGAGAAaaagtccaagaagaaaaggacgagTGAATTGCCAGCCTTTTCGGAGCGTGGTGGGGTTAACATCAACCGTCGGCCGAAGACAATGTCGAGCGATTATagcgatgacgatgacatTTTTTTTGACAACTTGCTCTCTCCGTCGGTGCTGATGGGGAAAGTGGGATCGAGTGTGGTGAAGCCGAACGCTCATGCTCAAGAACGCAACGAAACAGCTGGATCGGGAGTGGAAAGTGAGGAAATGAAAGAAGTATGCAACACCGCCAAAGTTGCTGCTCCCCGAGTCGGAACAGCCATGTCCGCATCTTCTGCCAAGCAGAACAAGCCACCCAAGCCactggaagatctggatTTCTTCGATGTGTGGGATGACCTGATATCCGAACCGGAGATCTCCAAGGATCCCGAAGTAACTAAGGCTTCAGAAGACGTTGCGGCACTGATCCCGTCAGAGGCAAACGTATCGCGCAAACCTAAGCGAAAGGCCAGCAAAGTGGATGGTATGGAAGGGCAGCTGTTTCAGCATGAAAAACGGGTCAAGCCTGCTCCTTCGATGGATACCATGACGCAGGTCGAGCACAAGGCGATGAAGGTCTCTGCCGAGTGGGAAGATATCgatcctctgctgctggatgagTTCAAGGACATTGTTAACTTCTTCTGA
- a CDS encoding uncharacterized protein (ID:PFLUO_008659-T1.cds;~source:funannotate), translating into MGDHAQRQSSWLRAATKNTPWILLTVQSTGFILLSHYSRVMPPAGGKRYLTSTAVFVNEVIKLALSLTMALYDVSKTAPPSMPATSLFFSLTNAVFSGDSWKLAIPAGFEVLSNSLQYIALSNLRAATFQVTFQLKFFTMAVFGLMLLRRSIGARKWGLLLLLLVGVALVQIPDANSEQMSLQDENANAHFPRSLEEWKAVKGVAANLHKRSATYEGIEEDIQTADPHLDSAVGLLAAIGASVASGFASIYFEKVLKDSSASVSLWIRNVQLAFYSAFPALFIGVVFRDGEKIAYDGFFQGYNWAVWSAIGLQALGGLTSGFYITQAQRDGRSFATTGSIILSILGSIWLFSFELTGSFILGAAAVLVSTHYYGNPSFSPGSVRPPPIQVDSYEKDSTGEQGSPVLNAPNDFSIKLPSTPFLSDGMSSSRPNSPGPGHTRVSSSRNASASNYFDKS; encoded by the exons ATGGGCGACCACGCTCAACGCCAGTCGTCGTGGCTGCGGGCTGCGACGAAGAATACCCCATGGATCTTG CTGACGGTGCAGTCCACGGGGTTCATATTG TTATCCCATTACTCTCGAGTGATGCCCCCCGCCGGCGGCAAACGCTACCTCACCTCCACCGCCGTCTTCGTAAACGAAGTGATCAAGctcgccctctccctcaCAATGGCCCTCTACGATGTCTCCAAAACCGCTCCACCATCCATGCCCGCCacctctctcttcttctccctgACCAACGCGGTATTTTCAGGCGACTCCTGGAAGCTAGCTATCCCCGCCGGGTTCGAGGTGCTATCCAACTCCCTCCAGTACATTGCGTTGTCGAACTTGCGGGCCGCCACGTTCCAGGTTACGTTCCAATTGAAGTTTTTCACGATGGCCGTGTTTGGGCTGATGCTCCTCAGACGGAGCATTGGGGCCCGCAAGTGGGGGttgcttctccttctcctggtgGGCGTGGCGCTGGTGCAGATTCCCGATGCCAACTCCGAGCAGATGTCCCTCCAGGATGAGAATGCAAACGCGCACTTCCCGCGCTCattggaggagtggaaggcTGTTAAAGGGGTGGCGGCGAATTTGCACAAGCGCTCTGCGACCTACGAGGGCATTGAGGAGGACATCCAGACGGCTGATCCGCATCTGGACTCGGCCGTGGGCCTGCTCGCCGCTATTGGGGCCTCGGTGGCGTCGGGTTTTGCGAGCATCTACTTTGAGAAAGTGCTCAAGGATAGCTCCGCGAGCGTGTCTCTTTGGATTCGCAACGTGCAATTGGCCTTCTACTCCGCATTCCCGGCTCTCTTCATTGGAGTTGTGTTCCGGGATGGCGAGAAAATCGCCTAcgatggcttcttccagggATATAACTGGGCCGTGTGGTCTGCTATTGGCTTGCAAGCTCTGGGTGGTCTCACCTCGGGCTTCTACATCACCCAAGCTCAGCGAGATGGCAGGAGCTTTGCCACGACCGGTAGTATCATCTTGAGCATCCTCGGCAGCATTTGGTTATTTTCCTTTGAGCTTACTGGGAGT TTCATCCTCGGTGCTGCCGCAGTGCTGGTCAGCACACACTACTACGGCAACCCCAGCTTCAGCCCTGGAAGCGTCCGTCCACCTCCAATCCAGGTGGACAGCTACGAAAAGGATTCCACGGGAGAGCAGGGCTCTCCTGTCTTGAACGCGCCCAACGACTTCTCCATCAAGCTCCCCAGCACCCCATTCCTGTCTGATGGCATGTCCAGCTCCCGTCCCAACTCCCCGGGTCCCGGCCACACTCGCGTCAGCTCCAGTCGCAACGCGAGTGCTAGTAACTATTTCGACAAGAGTTAG
- a CDS encoding uncharacterized protein (ID:PFLUO_008660-T1.cds;~source:funannotate), with the protein MPHRDPSPVHVPLRTSSANPRRPSSTMNASQEDRRYLERKASKASRILGTDLPVYSEHGGWEPPRNARRPSYVRTPDSTSRKNSLFSRSTQEASAPAHHLRVRASSPLLGQDYRSHDPAPPLPKPSKKVHQSGSSSTLFSYFTSKESHRPKTSEDPSLQPRIRHGLHAEPQVTYQQQPPRTPTKESKRKMRPSRIDLSLLFPKPRNQAPPLFSPQRMTKSPSPVSVYSDYPSTYPSTRPDMPASKPVPRLADAPPPRAKRTEAPKLADNSDLASIAETKDGEWVEHPLERTVGTSEIDLALDRYAARRSLLSRSSVYSSSREQLRTDRGRTLETLETGARPGPTHNPSVSSRRKDSYLGPNSRMDSVRQRLMTPPEESYDKRSMKSSLTKKSSKTTLKNQDLQNSSVLCLSSSESEGEDDDDTPIAEHHPVAAHKQFRDSVATYGEFDPEIYTASTAHAMISPTLKRFERASSTSSRGSAQIQPSQPSQSARRNTSMSSTGVASNTTRRTPSRQSNATSAVAQPGKPKQLTPQELKDMNRRSRVIAVTRQEQDLLEAMRVRKGKITPSIFHYNGEQPDRTSMISTAPSRDSFCGSDTSFLRLSAVLPPGLPPIYAGTQIQGATHTGNGPSSRSSGSDTEQKTNSIVSPGFSMPYSESSLPSPATTSGTSPLTPTLPMHRFSPLPSAKPPPNHPPPAIPEDQKQHARRRTDSSEAIMLDEKGDPKRKHSLPLWSFDFDWNQNQDRASVAAVH; encoded by the coding sequence ATGCCACACCGTGACCCTTCTCCGGTCCATGTACCCCTTCGCACCTCCAGTGCCAACCCGCGACGGCCATCATCCACAATGAACGCCAGCCAGGAAGACCGGCGATACCTCGAACGGAAGGCGTCCAAGGCCTCGAGGATCCTCGGCACCGATCTGCCCGTGTACAGCGAGCATGGCGGATGGGAGCCACCCCGGAACGCACGACGACCGAGCTATGTCAGAACTCCGGACAGCACCTCCCGCAAGAACAGCCTCTTCAGCCGTTCCACCCAAGAGGCCTCGGCCCCGGCTCACCATCTTCGTGTTCGAGCCTCGTCACCACTGTTGGGCCAAGACTACCGCTCCCACGACCCTGCACCGCCACTCCCAAAGCCTTCCAAGAAAGTACACCAATCcggctcctcgtccaccctCTTCTCATATTTCACCTCGAAGGAGTCTCACCGGCCCAAAACGTCCGAAGATCCCAGTCTGCAGCCCCGAATACGACACGGGCTGCATGCTGAGCCGCAGGTCACCTACCAACAGCAACCGCCTCGGACCCCAACCAAAGAGTCCAAACGGAAGATGCGGCCCTCGCGAATTgacctctccctcctcttcccgAAGCCCCGGAACCAGGCACCGCCTCTGTTCTCTCCTCAACGCATGACCAAGTCGCCGTCTCCCGTCTCGGTGTATTCAGACTATCCATCAACCTATCCGTCAACCAGACCCGATATGCCGGCAAGCAAGCCTGTTCCCAGACTAGCCGATGCACCCCCGCCTCGGGCCAAGAGAACCGAGGCCCCCAAGCTGGCCGATAATTCGGATCTCGCGTCAATCGCGGAGACGAAAGATGGCGAATGGGTTGAACACCCTCTCGAGCGGACAGTCGGCACCAGTGAGATTGATCTCGCTCTCGACCGATATGCCGCGCGGCGGTCACTGTTGAGTCGCTCTAGCGTAtacagcagcagccgcgaGCAATTGCGGACAGACCGCGGACGTACATTGGAAACCCTGGAGACAGGCGCCCGGCCTGGGCCCACGCACAATCCCTCTGTCAGCAGTCGGCGCAAAGACTCCTATCTGGGACCTAATTCCCGGATGGATTCGGTCCGTCAGCGACTCATGACTCCGCCCGAGGAATCATATGACAAGCGGAGTATGAAGAGCTCGTTAACCAAGAAGAGTAGTAAGACCACCTTGAAGAACCAGGACTTGCAGAACTCGAGTgttctctgtctctcttcatccGAGAGTGAGggtgaagatgacgacgacaCACCGATCGCAGAGCATCACCCGGTTGCCGCCCACAAACAGTTCAGGGATAGCGTGGCTACCTACGGGGAGTTCGACCCGGAGATTTACACTGCCTCGACGGCACATGCTATGATCAGCCCGACCCTGAAACGATTCGAGCGggcatcctcgaccagcAGCCGCGGATCGGCTCAGATCCAACCGAGTCAGCCCAGTCAATCAGCGCGCAGGAACACATCCATGTCATCGACCGGTGTGGCCTCGAACACGACTCGACGAACCCCGTCCCGGCAGTCAAACGCCACCTCGGCCGTCGCCCAGCCGGGAAAGCCAAAACAGCTCACGCCGCAAGAGCTTAAAGACATGAACCGGAGGAGCCGTGTTATTGCGGTGACTCGACAAGAGCAGGATCTCCTGGAGGCAATGCGCGTGCGTAAGGGCAAGATCACACCGAGTATCTTCCACTACAACGGCGAGCAGCCCGACCGGACATCTATGATCTCGACGGCGCCGTCGCGCGACTCCTTCTGTGGCTCCGACACATCCTTCCTACGCCTCAGCGCCGTCCTGCCGCCGGGTCTCCCACCCATCTACGCCGGCACGCAGATTCAAGGTGCCACTCACACGGGCAACGGCCCCTCTTCGCGAAGCTCGGGTTCTGATACTGAACAGAAAACTAATTCTATCGTGTCACCCGGGTTCAGCATGCCCTACTCCGAGAGCAGCCTGCCCTCgcccgccaccaccagcggTACCTCGCCGCTCACCCCGACTCTGCCCATGCACCGCTTCTCGCCGCTGCCTTCGGCCAAGCCCCCTCCCAACCATCCGCCTCCCGCCATTCCGGAGGATCAGAAACAGCATGCCCGCCGCCGCACGGATAGCAGTGAGGCGATCATGTTGGATGAGAAGGGTGATCCGAAGCGCAAGCACTCTCTTCCGCTCTGGTCTTTTGACTTTGACTGGAACCAGAACCAGGATCGTGCCAGCGTTGCTGCCGTGCATTGA